A single region of the Rhodococcus sp. W8901 genome encodes:
- a CDS encoding tyrosine-protein phosphatase produces MTTNLDRTPSRRLPARGVHNLRDVGGYPTVSNLTTKWGKLFRSDALHGIDADGRAELAGRGLALVIDLRETDERTSAPNALDGVGHREVHLPVYRDGLGTRGATYTAETLDLGGIYTWMLDDHGAALTDAVRLIADSGSDPVLVHCTAGKDRTGLVIALALAAVGVDDRDIAADYSLSELMLAGEWVDAMTAVMAARGLPAGTDITQIVASSPAPLMLATLASLRERHGDVPGYLRAHGMTDTELDNLRVCLLG; encoded by the coding sequence ATGACGACCAACCTCGACCGCACCCCGTCCCGCCGCCTCCCGGCCCGCGGTGTGCACAACCTCCGCGATGTCGGCGGATATCCGACAGTGTCGAACCTGACGACCAAGTGGGGCAAGCTCTTCCGCTCGGACGCCCTGCACGGAATCGACGCCGACGGCCGGGCCGAACTGGCGGGCCGCGGCCTGGCGCTCGTCATCGACCTGCGGGAGACGGACGAACGGACCAGCGCACCGAACGCACTCGACGGCGTCGGGCACCGCGAGGTGCACCTGCCCGTCTACCGCGACGGACTCGGCACCCGCGGCGCGACCTACACCGCCGAGACCCTAGACCTCGGCGGGATCTACACCTGGATGCTCGACGACCACGGCGCCGCCCTGACCGACGCCGTCCGCCTCATCGCCGACTCCGGAAGCGACCCGGTCCTGGTGCACTGCACCGCCGGCAAGGACCGCACCGGCCTTGTGATCGCCCTGGCCCTGGCGGCCGTCGGCGTCGACGACCGCGACATCGCCGCCGACTACTCCCTGTCCGAGCTGATGCTGGCCGGCGAGTGGGTGGACGCGATGACCGCCGTGATGGCGGCGCGCGGCCTGCCCGCCGGAACCGACATCACCCAGATCGTCGCCTCCAGCCCGGCCCCCCTGATGCTCGCCACACTCGCGTCACTGCGCGAGCGCCACGGCGACGTGCCCGGCTACCTGCGCGCGCACGGCATGACCGACACCGAACTCGACAATCTGCGCGTCTGCCTCCTCGGCTGA
- a CDS encoding phosphodiesterase: MSTNGQYGATEHFVLHISDTHFVGDGELLHGSVDSDANLGRLFDRLDRAGQRPEAIVFTGDLADAGNPQAYARLRDMVEPAAEKLGAQVIWVIGNHDSRPEFRAGLLGTEPTQESVDMVHDIDGLRIIALDSTVPGHHHGEITDEQIDWLRDVLATPAPHGTLLALHHPPVPSPLELLESVELRDQHRLEDVLRGTDVRGILGGHLHYSTTCTFAGIPVSVASATCYTQDLFPAGGGMRGQDSGQSFNLVHVYSDRILHTVVPVEEGPTLYEVTMEQLRYYQSLSPEEQLAVMADASNH, from the coding sequence ATGTCCACGAACGGACAGTACGGCGCCACCGAACACTTCGTCCTGCACATCAGCGACACCCACTTCGTCGGCGACGGCGAGTTGCTCCACGGCAGCGTCGACAGCGACGCCAACCTGGGCCGCCTGTTCGACCGCCTCGACCGCGCCGGGCAGCGACCCGAGGCGATCGTGTTCACCGGCGACCTCGCCGACGCCGGCAACCCGCAGGCGTACGCCCGACTGCGGGACATGGTCGAGCCGGCGGCGGAGAAGCTGGGCGCCCAGGTGATCTGGGTGATCGGCAACCACGACAGCCGGCCCGAGTTCCGCGCGGGCCTGCTCGGCACCGAGCCCACACAGGAGTCGGTGGACATGGTCCACGACATCGACGGCCTGCGGATCATCGCGCTCGACAGCACCGTTCCCGGCCACCATCACGGCGAGATCACCGACGAGCAGATCGATTGGCTCCGTGATGTTCTCGCGACTCCTGCCCCGCACGGCACGCTGCTGGCGCTGCATCACCCGCCGGTGCCGAGCCCGCTGGAACTGCTCGAGTCCGTCGAACTGCGCGACCAGCACCGGCTCGAGGACGTGCTGCGCGGCACCGACGTCCGCGGCATCCTCGGCGGCCACCTGCACTACTCGACCACCTGCACCTTCGCAGGCATCCCGGTGTCCGTCGCATCGGCCACCTGCTACACCCAGGACCTGTTCCCTGCGGGCGGCGGCATGCGCGGCCAGGACAGCGGGCAGTCGTTCAACCTGGTGCACGTGTACTCCGACCGGATCCTGCACACCGTCGTACCGGTCGAGGAGGGCCCGACGCTGTACGAGGTGACGATGGAGCAGCTGCGCTACTACCAGTCGCTGTCCCCCGAGGAGCAGCTCGCGGTCATGGCCGACGCGTCGAACCACTGA